The Scheffersomyces stipitis CBS 6054 chromosome 5, complete sequence genome contains the following window.
GTGTTATGTGCAGGTGTTGATAGAAAGCCCTCGGAAACCTTGCAGCCGGTTGCACTGTGTGCCGGCTACGATACTTCTGAATCGGAATACTCCTAATCAGCCAATTATAATGGCGAAATGGCTCGCCGGTGCTAGGTCATGCTTGGTACTCGGCTAGTTCACCATGTAGCTCTCGGGCCGCTTATTTGTTGCTGCCCGCGGGAAATTATACATTTATTCCACTTTTCTAAGCTATCCAGTGATGAAAATTATTGAATCTTACGTCAAAACTGTGTATTGATCAGGTGGGGTAAATCTGAGGGGAGCTGATTTATTCTGTGCGGCTTGCTTGCCCCTCTAGTGCCCCACCCCCAGTCTTTCAGTTATTCTTTGCAAATATCAAATTTAACGGTTCAAAAACAACAGATTCTTTGAGATAGTCGGTTCATTCATTTGGGAATATCTATACTGTATCTTCTTGCTTGGATTTTTTCATATCCCATATTTTGAACGCCCTCGAAAGTACTGCCCCGGAGCATTTGCtcattttttttttgaacCTTGCTAAGAAGTCCGAGGAAAAAGAAATAAAATGGGCCAGTCCAATATACTCCCGACCAAAATATTGTCCCACTTGCTGTCACAATAGCGTAATATTATTAGCCGTAGTTTGAAAATCATTCTCACTTTCGGCTAGTTACCTTAATAGATCTTTAGACGATGTGGTGGGCGACAGAAATCTCTTAATGTAGTGGCAATCATGGCTCGATTGCGGTAACTACTGGTACTAGAGACATGAAACTCGAAATTTCACAACAGACAGTGAATACTGTAACAATGTGCTTTGAAATTACAATTGCCTCTTTTCACTTCCCCAAAGTGCAATAATGTTGCATATTTGTACAACCTCCGATTGGATGAGGCAAAGTGTAATGCAGTACCCCATACCATGCATGGGGATGCTCATGTGCCAGACTCCGAAACCTAAAGCTTATTGCCCTATTTTCCAAGATTCGGATTCTCCGACATAGTCGGTTTAACCTGTTCTCACTTTAGTATCATGTTCGATTTTCAAGCAATCTTAAAGATATCTCAATTCTGGAGCCCCTGACTCAGGTTCGGGCTAGCTTTGATAAGCATGATGTTCGCTCTCTATATGGAGTCATCTATTTTTGATCCTGGTAGCCGGTTATTGGAAGTGTAGTGCTTGGCCAATGTGAAATTAGTGGCCATATCGGCTCGTTCATGAGGTGATCACGGGTCTAATGTTTAGTAAAAAAATACCGACCTAGTAAACAGCGGAATTCAGCTATCACAATACTTTCAAACCTTGAACTCcgaaaaaaaattttgtTCCCAATGGCGTGAGCTTACATCTCCGGAATTCAGCATGCGTAGCCGGagttttcaacttgatcgCGAATCCGGGCAATTGAAACTTCCTGCTATTCCGGACATTCGCCTCTTTCCACAATTCAGACCCCAGATTCCAGATTCCAGACCCCAGATTCCAAATGCCAGACCCCAGATTACTACTCCACAAGGAGATTCTTCGGTCGGAAAACAGCAGCGCTTTTGATGTTGAGTTTGTTTCTATGAAGAGTGAATTCTACTAGAACTAGTTTTTGACTTGCCCAATTTATAGTACTTTCGGCAGCATATTCATTATTATCGTCATTTCTATGTACACATATATGCTAGTTGGTCATTCTTGCAGCCTTAAATCTACTGACCTTGATGGGGTTTCCGTCTTCATCCAAAGGTTCCATAGCTAATTCTTCGTCTGTTTTTCGGAAGCCCTTATCATtattctgaaaaattatccTCTGCCTCAACTTATGATAATTGGTTACTACTTCTTGATTTAGCATCTCgttttccatttcatcGAAATCCTCAATTTCACCAGTAGCATTAAAATCATTTTCCACAATCTCGTCTAGCAAAATAGGACCCTCGTCtgcttcttcgtcttcggGTACCAGTTCAGGTACAATTTCATCGAGCTGAGGATCAAATGACGTATCGTAATCtttcaaactcttcaagatctctGATTTTCtgttggtttcttcttggtttgaAAGCGATTCTTTGCTTGACATTGAATCTATCATTCTATTAAGAACTTCAAAGTCGTCGAGTTTATCTACAACAGGGCCCACGGTCCTAATATCGTCATCGTATATACCAAGAACATATGCCTTGGCCATTGTGTCCATATCATCCTGTAGGGAAAGATAATCCAATGTTGTTTCTTTGATGCTTGAGTGACTTCTCACTTCTTCGTCGATGACTTCGTCCTCTTCTATACTAATGTTGGCTTCGTCAAGATCACTTCTTTGGATAGACCTATCCTCTTCGAATAGATCATTTTTTGCTGctgaacttttcaatttagTTCTATTTGCTCTAAACTTTGAAACTTTCCGTTCgactttttctttatcACTAGCAGTAGAAGCAGTAGTCGTTGGTTGTCTTTCGACAACTTCACGATGAACACCATCAGTTTCGTCCTTGACTAGGGGagagatcttcttctcctctACTTCAACTATTGATTTCTCGATCATTTCCCTTCTATTCCAAGTTTCTCCACTTGCTGCATTAGGCAATGCTTCATTCACAATCAATTTTCTAGGTAAACTCTGAAGAATACcctttttgaattttgaaACCCCCTTAGAATCGAGTTGATTCTGTTCAATAGTATTTTCTTGTATTGTCTGCGGTATGCTATCCACAATGTTTTTCTCAACAACGTTATTCTCCACGATGTTATTCTCAACCATGTTATCCTCAACGATGTTATTCTCAATGATGTAATTCTCCACGATATTATTTTCCGCTTTGGAGTTGTCCTGTTGGttatcttcaacaaagctATCTGAAATTGATGGAAAGTCTTCAACATATTCGATTTCATCATGGGTGGAATTTGCTCTGTTTGTTGCAATCAAGTTTTGCCTATACAATGAGACCCTGTGTCGGTGCGGAACATTCCTTAATGATTCACTAATATTCTCGACCTCTTTAATTTGCAAATTCTCAGCAAATCTGACTGTTTTCTTAGATttattgttcttttctgtcCTTGCTGTCTCTATTGGGGGATTCCCATTTACGTCCTCTGTTCCAGTTTCACGCAACTTCATAACCTGATCCCAAAGCATGTTACTCGCAGTCACATTCTGGTTTGGAGTCAAAATTGCGGATCTGTCACCGTATAATAGCTCGTCTGCAagatcatcatcatcatcatcatcatcatcgtcatctatttcttctccatcgGAAAAGTCAAAGTCCCactcttcatcatctgcaTACTTTACCACCGAAGCTTCTGAGTCGTCAAAGTCATCAGCAAGTAATTCAAGCTCTAATATATCGTTTCTATCTATTGCAACACTTTTTTCATTAACCGGTGTGCTTGTAGAAACCACAACATCCAAGTTATTCTCCTTGACAATGCTGGCAATTACTTCTTGTCTTTCCTTACTCTTGACCTCATCAAGTGATTCTTCAGAGATATCTGCGCCTGTTGAATCTTGCACATTGCTTCTTTCCTTGTCCTGATCGACCTTGCCTTTGGTATCATATAATTTTGCATACTCTTCCAAGCACAtttgtttcaatttgaatttatcGTCAGGGCTTATCTTGAGCTCATCAATTTTATTAAGCAAATCATCTCGATTTACAATGGCATCATTGATACTTTTCAGGGGTCTTTGAACAATCTCCATATCCTCAAATAGTTCTTGTAATTggtcttgatcttctttaaTTGGATCGGAATCGTTAGAAAATGTTCCATTCTCTTCAATCAAACTCTCTTGAATGTACTCaaattccttcttctgcgGGAATTTTAATATACTAGCAGGAGACTCTATCGTGTCAGCTTTCTCGAGGGGATGTTCCAATGGTTTGTCATTAATTGTAGCACTGATTACATGTCCTTCTTCgtccaattcttccttAATATCCATAAAAAGTAAGCCTTCTTCATTAACTTTTTCCTCCTTGCTATTGCTTTCGAGCTTTGCAAGTTCGTTAAATTTGCTTAATTTGAATATTGTGTCCTCTGCTTCTTTTGCTTTGGCATCTAACTCAGAAACTGCCTTTTCCAACGTGACAACTCGACTGCTCATGAACACCAACGCCTGTTGAGGGGttctttcaacaaaataCCCTTCTCCTAAGTATACTGTGACTGATTCAAGCTGcttttcattctcttctaaTTGTATATGTAATGCTTTGTAATTCTTTAGTTGGTCTGCGAGAGCATCACGTCTAGCTGAGATACTGGTGATAGTGTTCTTAAGAGTAGATAATAGCAACTCAGCTTGATCTGGACTCCCATCCAACTCTATTTCACTCAATAGAGACGACATCTCCACCGAATTAAGTAAGTGAGTTGTAACCTAAAGGTTATTGCAATACTTCAAAAAAAATGTTCCCTAGATCTTCTCAATTTCATGTACACTACCGAAAGTCTACGAGTTAAACTATAATAGAAATACAAATCATTTCACAAAAATGGAATTCCACATGAGTTGCAAATTTATAATATTCTTTATATTTTTGTTCGGGAGAGATATACAATTTTTATAATACATATTTAACAGTTGCAGTATATTCATTTAGAGAGACATGTTCATCTAGAAAGAGGACCACTTGCTCCTCTATTCTTCTCCCATTCATGAACGGCAAGTTCCCATTCTTCATCCTCTGTCATAGAAGGCTGTGTAGCATCACCTTCATTATCActttgttcaagtctttcttctgactttctttcttcttggtcatATTGATCTTTATATTCAATCCAACGTTCATGGATATCTACCGCCGCATATCCTGAAGCCCCACCTTGCCTCGTAGCTTCGCTCCAGATAGAGTCTCCTCCAATCTCACTTCCAAAGCTGTAGCCATTTGCTTTATCTATTACGCTGAGTAAATTTATCATACTTTGCTTATTCTCCACGGACAAAACTTCAAATGACACAAGGTTGAAATCTTCTACCAACTCTCCAATCATTTTAGTTAATCTAACATAGTTTCTACCTAGAACTGAATTAGACTCTTTCTCCAAGTAAGGAGTTAGTTGTTCCAAATCTTGAGCTTCAGCATAGTAGTCGAGTCTAAACGGCAATTCCCcgtaatttttcaacatgTCTATCTTTGATATCACATTCACTTGAGGAAAATCTAGTTGCAACATAGATCTTAAAGTTAGTAGTAAAATTGAAATGTATTGTGAAGGACTGGTAAGGTATAAGGAATCAACAAGCAACACCACACATAACCGAAGCctttttgtatttgttAACCTCTTAAATATCTTATAGATCGAATTGTGATGGGTGAATAATTCTACTTGTCCTGGACTATCAAAAATTAAGTAGTTCTGATCTTCAACCAACTCAGTTATCATGTCGATAAAGTGGTCTATTCCTGTTTCATCCAAACTTTCTAATGCGTACATAAGACCTCCATTTGGGCCTAATTTTAATTCCTCCatgacttcttccaaagttATAAAGTCACGTATATCCAATGCACAATCTGGATATGGTAAGCGGTCATTAGCGGGATCAAGATTGATTATACACAGTTTTCTCCCTATTGCAGACATGAATTGGTGCATTCCATAGCAATATGTAGACTTTCCTGATCCTGGAGGTCCAATAACTACTTGCCCGAACATAATCTTTTGCGAAGTTGAAATTAGAGCTAGCTTTTGAAGAGCCAGTGTACCACTTTGTAATGCTGTGCTCAGTTCATCTTGGTGCACCCACTATAGAAACTTAATTTTTGTGTTTGTCGCACGACTCGCTTTCCAAGTCAACGCCTTTGGAGGCAAAATCATTGAAACAAGTTTGTACGGTCTCTATAGAACaaaagtacaagaagaaccagtCGCCATTGTACTGTCCTGGATACATAGCTACTCATCGATAGTCTAATAGTCGTTCATATTCCTGGAAAATTTACCTTACTACTTAGTCTTCAGGctttctttccatttcaataCTATATAGAATCACCATCATGTCAGCACCAACAGCAAGTGAATTAACATTCTTGAGTAAAACCGTTTCTGTTTCACCATTGGTGTTATTATCAGTTGTCGATCACTTTAACAGAGTTGCCAAAGActcgaagaaaagagtagTTGGCGTTATTTTAGGCGACAACTCCACTGATTTGATCAAAGTCACAAATTCATACGCCATTCCCTTTGAAGAGGACGAGAAAAACCCCAGTGTTTGGTTCTTGGACCAGAATTTTATAGACTCCATGGGCGATATGTTCAAAAAGATTAATGCAAAGGAAAAATTAATCGGTTGGTATCACTCTGGTCCCAAGCTAAGACCATCAGACTTGAAAATTAATGATGTGTTCAAGAAATATACTTCAAATCCATTACTACTTATCGTGGATGTACAGCCAAGAGAAGTAGGTATTCCTACTGATGCTTACTTCGCAGTAGATGATATTAAGAACGATGGTTCCGCTGCTGAAAAGACATTTGTTCATGTTCCATCGCTTattgaagcagaagaggctgaagaaattggtGTTGAACACTTATTGAGAGACATCAGAGATCAAGCGGCAGGAAACTTGTCCTTGAGAGTTACACAGACATATCAATCCTTGTTGGGATTGCACCAAAAGCTTAAAGAAATTGCCAATTACTTGGACAAAGTCTACCAAAAAAAGCTCCCTATAAATCATACCATTTTGGGAAAATTGCAGAACGTGTTCAACTTACTACCAAACCTATCTAATTCCAACTTGGTTGGAGGCGAAGGCGTTGTAGATTCACAAACACCAAGCCAATCAAGTAATCCTTTGTCGGCAGCATTTACGATTAAGACGAATGACGAGTTAATGATCGTCTATATAAGTACACTTGTCAGAGCAATCATTGCTTTCCATGATTTGATTGAGAATAAGcttgaaaacaagaagcTTAACGAAAAGAAATCGTCCTCTGAACTTGAAACTGGCGTTATTTCTCTCTTAagtaatgaagaaaagggtGAAAGTACACAAGAATAGTACACATAATATCTTTATCTTTCATAAGTAATACATATACTCAATTAGCATTTCATTGCTGTAGATCACCACATAATCAATTAGCGGGATTTGCTTTTTAGAGCCCTTGTCAGCCCCATGCCATGGTCGTGTGGAAGTGCTAAGATTAGTTGAGAAGTGAGCTACACAAAAAAAATAGGACGAGTGAAAGAGAGTGCTAACTGAACGTCTCTGCGGTATGGAATTCTGATCTTCTCAGGTCAAACTTTGGAAGATACATGTTCAGATTACACTAATAGATTTGGGATAGAATGTCCACTCGAATAATAGTGTTGCCTAGATTGAATAAGGTCAACAATtttaatttcttcttcaagaatactAAGAAGAAGTTACACGTAAATCAGAACTT
Protein-coding sequences here:
- a CDS encoding predicted protein produces the protein MSSLLSEIELDGSPDQAELLLSTLKNTITSISARRDALADQLKNYKALHIQLEENEKQLESVTVYLGEGYFVERTPQQALVFMSSRVVTLEKAVSELDAKAKEAEDTIFKLSKFNELAKLESNSKEEKVNEEGLLFMDIKEELDEEGHVISATINDKPLEHPLEKADTIESPASILKFPQKKEFEYIQESLIEENGTFSNDSDPIKEDQDQLQELFEDMEIVQRPSKSINDAIVNRDDLLNKIDELKISPDDKFKLKQMCLEEYAKLYDTKGKVDQDKERSNVQDSTGADISEESLDEVKSKERQEVIASIVKENNLDVVVSTSTPVNEKSVAIDRNDILELELLADDFDDSEASVVKYADDEEWDFDFSDGEEIDDDDDDDDDDDLADELLYGDRSAILTPNQNVTASNMLWDQVMKLRETGTEDVNGNPPIETARTEKNNKSKKTVRFAENLQIKEVENISESLRNVPHRHRVSLYRQNLIATNRANSTHDEIEYVEDFPSISDSFVEDNQQDNSKAENNIVENYIIENNIVEDNMVENNIVENNVVEKNIVDSIPQTIQENTIEQNQLDSKGVSKFKKGILQSLPRKLIVNEALPNAASGETWNRREMIEKSIVEVEEKKISPLVKDETDGVHREVVERQPTTTASTASDKEKVERKVSKFRANRTKLKSSAAKNDLFEEDRSIQRSDLDEANISIEEDEVIDEEVRSHSSIKETTLDYLSLQDDMDTMAKAYVLGIYDDDIRTVGPVVDKLDDFEVLNRMIDSMSSKESLSNQEETNRKSEILKSLKDYDTSFDPQLDEIVPESVPEDEEADEGPILLDEIVENDFNATGEIEDFDEMENEMLNQEVVTNYHKLRQRIIFQNNDKGFRKTDEELAMEPLDEDGNPIKVSRFKAARMTN
- a CDS encoding predicted protein, which produces MSAPTASELTFLSKTVSVSPLVLLSVVDHFNRVAKDSKKRVVGVILGDNSTDLIKVTNSYAIPFEEDEKNPSVWFLDQNFIDSMGDMFKKINAKEKLIGWYHSGPKLRPSDLKINDVFKKYTSNPLLLIVDVQPREVGIPTDAYFAVDDIKNDGSAAEKTFVHVPSLIEAEEAEEIGVEHLLRDIRDQAAGNLSLRVTQTYQSLLGLHQKLKEIANYLDKVYQKKLPINHTILGKLQNVFNLLPNLSNSNLVGGEGVVDSQTPSQSSNPLSAAFTIKTNDELMIVYISTLVRAIIAFHDLIENKLENKKLNEKKSSSELETGVISLLSNEEKGESTQE
- a CDS encoding predicted protein (go_function ATP binding; molecular function unknown), which translates into the protein MFGQVVIGPPGSGKSTYCYGMHQFMSAIGRKSCIINLDPANDRLPYPDCALDIRDFITLEEVMEELKLGPNGGLMYALESLDETGIDHFIDMITELVEDQNYLIFDSPGQVELFTHHNSIYKIFKRLTNTKRLRLCVVLLVDSLYLTSPSQYISILLLTLRSMLQLDFPQVNVISKIDMLKNYGELPFRLDYYAEAQDLEQLTPYLEKESNSVLGRNYVRLTKMIGELVEDFNLVSFEVLSVENKQSMINLLSVIDKANGYSFGSEIGGDSIWSEATRQGGASGYAAVDIHERWIEYKDQYDQEERKSEERLEQSDNEGDATQPSMTEDEEWELAVHEWEKNRGASGPLSR